ACTCTGATCTACCGGATCAACTTCGTGATGACGGCGCTCTTGGCCGTGGTTTTTCTCGGCGAACCCGTCACACTTCTCAAGGGGGCGGGCTTCGCCCTGGCGATTCTGGCCATCTGGATGATCGCCGAGGTGCGGCTTTCCGGCCGGGGAGGGTGGCGGATCAGCCGCCGGTCCATCCTGTGGGCGCTGGTGGCGATGTCGGCGTTTGGCGTTCTGAATATCGTGTTTAAAATCGGCGTTTCCACGGGGCTCGCCCCGACGATGTTCATGCATGCGAATACGCTGTTTTTCACAACGCTCGCCTACCTTTATGCTTGGAGAGTACAAGGCGGGCCGCGATATTCCTGGGTGGGGTGGCGCTACGGAGGCGTGGTGGGCTTCGCCCTCCCGGCGGCGGCCATCTTTCTCCTGGAGGCCATGAAGCGCGGTGAGGCCAGCGTCGTGACGCCCATCTCGCAGCTGAGCTTTGTCGTCAGCATCTTGATGGCGACCATATGGATGGGCGAGCGGCTCTCCCTCCGCAAGCTCATGGGGCTTTTGCTGGCGCTGGGGACCATCGTGGTCTTTGCGGCGGCCTGAGATTTGAAGGAGATTTTCGCGAATGGGATACATCCGGTATGAGAAGAAGGGCAGCCTCGGGCGGATTACGCTCGGGCGGGCCGAGGCGTCGAACCGCCTCACGTTCGAGATGATGGACGAGCTGACCGCGCTCCTGAAGGAGGCGGGCGAGGGGTGCGCCGTGGTGTTTCTGGCCGCCGAGGGGGCGGATTTCTGTGCCGGCCGCGAGAGCGTCCGCGGCGGGGAGACCCCGCCCCTCGATGTGATCCGGGGGCGCTTCCGCAAGATCGTCGAGATGAACGATGCGCTCGAATTTTCCCCGGCCGTGACCGTTGCGGCCCTCCGGGGGCGGGCCTTCGGGCCGGGCGCGGGCCTGATCAGTCGGACGGATATCGTCCTGGCCTCCAGCACGGCCCGCCTCGCCTTTCCCGAGATCCGTGAGGGATTTCCGCCGACGGTGGTCATCAGCCACCTGGCCCGGAAGCTCGACCGCCGGGCCGGATTTGAAATGGTGGCGACCGGCCGGGAGATTGACGCAGAAGAGGGTCTCCGCATCGGCATGGTGAACCGCGTTCTGCCGGATGCCGATCTCGACGCGGCGGCCGAGCGGCTATGCCGCGAGCTTCTGGAAGCGGGCGAGGAGAGTCTCCGCACGACGAAGGCATTCTACCGGTTCGCGGAAACCGCCCGGCCCGAGGCCTCGGCCGATCACGCGGTGAACGTCATCGCCGCGGCCATTCACTCGAAGGGAAACGTGGGGTAGCCGATTCCGCTCGGGCCGTGCGCCGCTGCCCCGGAGAGAAACCGCCATGATCGTCTCCATCCACCAGCCTGCCTACCTCCCCTGGCTGGGATATTTCCACAAAATCCTGCGCTCGGATGTGTTTGTGCTTCTCGACACGGTTCAGCTGGAGAAGAACGGCTACACCAACCGCAACCGTATCCGCACTCCCTCCGGCGTGCAGTGGCTCACCATTCCCCTCCGGATGAAAGGGCACACCGGAAAGACCATCGGCGAGATGGAGATCAACACCGCCGTCGCATGGATGAAAAAGCACATCCGCACGCTGGAGCAGGCCTACGGGAAACGCCCTTTCTATCCGGCGCATGCCCCGGAAGTGGAGGCCCTGATCGATGCGGCGGGCGGTTCGCTGCTGGAATTTCTCCGGAAGATGCTCTCCCATTTCCTGGAGACGCTGGGGATGGCGGAGAAAAAAATTATTCTCGCCTCCGAGCTGGAAGCGAAAGACCACCGCTCGGAACTCCTCCTCGCCATCTGCCGGGAGATCGGTGCGGACGCCTATCTCTCCGGCGCGGGCGGAAGGGATTATCTCGACGTGAAGCTGTTCGAGGATGTGGGGGTGGAGGTTTTCTTTCAGGATTTTCGGCATCCCGAATACGATCAGGGCTACGCGGATTTCGCGCCGAGCATGTGCATTCTCGATTCGCTTTTCAACATCGGGGCGGAAGAGACGGTAAAGCGGCTCGCGGAGAGCGGGGGGATGTCGGCGCCGGCCTAGGCGATGGCGAGCAGGTTGTTGCCGCCTGCGCTCCGGCCGCCGCCCGGGCTCAGGAGGCGGAGTGCGTTCTGGGCGTTGGTGTT
The sequence above is drawn from the bacterium genome and encodes:
- a CDS encoding DMT family transporter, producing MPPAAGGLPALISPAILFAILSMLLMGLVDFLYGRVARQNISIATVWCCQALVVTPVTGIWAYLEGNYTWSLLSLLGGVTSALFFIGFWTFLQSVRHGEIGVSTLIYRINFVMTALLAVVFLGEPVTLLKGAGFALAILAIWMIAEVRLSGRGGWRISRRSILWALVAMSAFGVLNIVFKIGVSTGLAPTMFMHANTLFFTTLAYLYAWRVQGGPRYSWVGWRYGGVVGFALPAAAIFLLEAMKRGEASVVTPISQLSFVVSILMATIWMGERLSLRKLMGLLLALGTIVVFAAA
- a CDS encoding enoyl-CoA hydratase/isomerase family protein gives rise to the protein MGYIRYEKKGSLGRITLGRAEASNRLTFEMMDELTALLKEAGEGCAVVFLAAEGADFCAGRESVRGGETPPLDVIRGRFRKIVEMNDALEFSPAVTVAALRGRAFGPGAGLISRTDIVLASSTARLAFPEIREGFPPTVVISHLARKLDRRAGFEMVATGREIDAEEGLRIGMVNRVLPDADLDAAAERLCRELLEAGEESLRTTKAFYRFAETARPEASADHAVNVIAAAIHSKGNVG
- a CDS encoding WbqC family protein; this encodes MIVSIHQPAYLPWLGYFHKILRSDVFVLLDTVQLEKNGYTNRNRIRTPSGVQWLTIPLRMKGHTGKTIGEMEINTAVAWMKKHIRTLEQAYGKRPFYPAHAPEVEALIDAAGGSLLEFLRKMLSHFLETLGMAEKKIILASELEAKDHRSELLLAICREIGADAYLSGAGGRDYLDVKLFEDVGVEVFFQDFRHPEYDQGYADFAPSMCILDSLFNIGAEETVKRLAESGGMSAPA